A genomic stretch from Candidatus Tectomicrobia bacterium includes:
- a CDS encoding hemolysin III family protein yields MLPIGEVANSVSHGIGFLAAVAAAPVLVLAAIQRGGAAGVLGSSVFAAAVVLLYLASTLSHALPENRARRLFEDLDQIAIYLLIAGTYTPFMLGVLHGVWGWTLLGLVWALAIAGIALKAAGKLRSVGASTGLYLAMGWLAVVAVKPLWILVPPWGLFWIFAGGAAYTVGVGFFAAQRIPYSHLIWHLFVMAGTTCHFIAVLWYAA; encoded by the coding sequence ATGCTGCCGATCGGGGAGGTCGCGAACAGTGTCAGCCATGGCATCGGCTTCCTGGCGGCGGTGGCGGCCGCCCCGGTCCTCGTTCTTGCCGCTATCCAGCGCGGCGGCGCGGCGGGAGTTCTTGGCTCGAGCGTCTTCGCGGCGGCGGTGGTGCTGTTGTACCTGGCGTCCACGCTCTCCCACGCTTTGCCCGAGAACCGTGCGAGACGCCTGTTCGAGGATCTCGACCAGATCGCGATCTATCTCCTGATCGCGGGTACATACACCCCATTCATGCTCGGTGTGCTCCACGGCGTTTGGGGCTGGACGCTGCTCGGGCTCGTGTGGGCCCTGGCCATTGCCGGCATCGCCTTGAAGGCCGCAGGCAAGCTGCGGTCGGTGGGGGCTTCAACCGGCCTCTACCTGGCGATGGGCTGGCTCGCCGTCGTCGCGGTAAAGCCGTTGTGGATCCTCGTGCCGCCGTGGGGTCTGTTCTGGATATTCGCCGGCGGCGCCGCGTACACGGTGGGAGTGGGGTTTTTCGCCGCCCAGCGGATCCCCTACAGCCACCTGATCTGGCACCTGTTCGTCATGGCGGGCACCACATGCCATTTCATCGCTGTGCTGTGGTACGCCGCCTAG